One Rhinolophus sinicus isolate RSC01 linkage group LG06, ASM3656204v1, whole genome shotgun sequence DNA window includes the following coding sequences:
- the CFAP68 gene encoding cilia- and flagella-associated protein 68 isoform X1: protein MVIWLIHIISLLGELGEPGLVTSLLLKNMDQKSKVFCYSPTESSNRSYSASNYSSSGKRQFLTCFLANPHYGSLINADGHAEVWTDWNDMSKFFQYGWRCTTNENAYSNRTLMGNWNQERYDLRNIVQPKPLPSQFGHYFETTYGTSFNNKMPLSTHRYKREPHWFPGHQPELDPHRYKCTEKSTYMSSYSKPQVGHHCVCVCNQNHCQFQGPGF from the exons ATGGTGATCTGGTTGATCCACATTATTTCTTTGCTTGGAGAACTGGGAGAGCCAGGTTTGGTGACATCTCTTCTTTTAAAGAACATGGACCAGAAGAGTAAGGTTTTCTGTTACTCTCCTACAGAATCTTCAAACAGAAGCTACTCAGCATCAAATTACTCTTCTTCAGGGAAG AGACAGTTCCTCACCTGTTTCCTTGCAAACCCACACTATGGCAGCCTCATTAATGCAGATGGCCATGCTGAAGTGTGGACAGATTGGAATGATATGTCCAAGTTTTTCCAGTATGGATGGAGATGCACCACTAATGAGAACGCCTATTCAAACCGTACCCTTATGGGCAACTGGAACCAGGAAAGATATGACCTAAGGAATATTGTGCAGCCCAAACCCTTGCCTTCCCAG tttggacACTACTTTGAAACAACATATGGTACAAGCTTCAACAACAAAATGCCACTTTCAACCCATA gATATAAACGAGAGCCTCACTGGTTTCCAGGACATCAACCCGAGCTGGATCCTCATCGATACAAATGCACAGAAAAGTCAACTTATATGAGTAGCTATTCAAAACCTCAAGTTGGGCatcactgtgtatgtgtgtgtaatcaAAATCACTGCCAATTTCAGGGTCCAGGattctaa
- the CFAP68 gene encoding cilia- and flagella-associated protein 68 isoform X3, protein MAAAHCLSSSELLQRQFLTCFLANPHYGSLINADGHAEVWTDWNDMSKFFQYGWRCTTNENAYSNRTLMGNWNQERYDLRNIVQPKPLPSQDINESLTGFQDINPSWILIDTNAQKSQLI, encoded by the exons ATGGCTGCTGCCCATTGTCTCAGCAGCTCGGAATTGCTCCAG AGACAGTTCCTCACCTGTTTCCTTGCAAACCCACACTATGGCAGCCTCATTAATGCAGATGGCCATGCTGAAGTGTGGACAGATTGGAATGATATGTCCAAGTTTTTCCAGTATGGATGGAGATGCACCACTAATGAGAACGCCTATTCAAACCGTACCCTTATGGGCAACTGGAACCAGGAAAGATATGACCTAAGGAATATTGTGCAGCCCAAACCCTTGCCTTCCCAG gATATAAACGAGAGCCTCACTGGTTTCCAGGACATCAACCCGAGCTGGATCCTCATCGATACAAATGCACAGAAAAGTCAACTTATATGA
- the CFAP68 gene encoding cilia- and flagella-associated protein 68 isoform X2, with protein sequence MAAAHCLSSSELLQRQFLTCFLANPHYGSLINADGHAEVWTDWNDMSKFFQYGWRCTTNENAYSNRTLMGNWNQERYDLRNIVQPKPLPSQFGHYFETTYGTSFNNKMPLSTHRYKREPHWFPGHQPELDPHRYKCTEKSTYMSSYSKPQVGHHCVCVCNQNHCQFQGPGF encoded by the exons ATGGCTGCTGCCCATTGTCTCAGCAGCTCGGAATTGCTCCAG AGACAGTTCCTCACCTGTTTCCTTGCAAACCCACACTATGGCAGCCTCATTAATGCAGATGGCCATGCTGAAGTGTGGACAGATTGGAATGATATGTCCAAGTTTTTCCAGTATGGATGGAGATGCACCACTAATGAGAACGCCTATTCAAACCGTACCCTTATGGGCAACTGGAACCAGGAAAGATATGACCTAAGGAATATTGTGCAGCCCAAACCCTTGCCTTCCCAG tttggacACTACTTTGAAACAACATATGGTACAAGCTTCAACAACAAAATGCCACTTTCAACCCATA gATATAAACGAGAGCCTCACTGGTTTCCAGGACATCAACCCGAGCTGGATCCTCATCGATACAAATGCACAGAAAAGTCAACTTATATGAGTAGCTATTCAAAACCTCAAGTTGGGCatcactgtgtatgtgtgtgtaatcaAAATCACTGCCAATTTCAGGGTCCAGGattctaa